A window from Aquabacterium sp. NJ1 encodes these proteins:
- the tssE gene encoding type VI secretion system baseplate subunit TssE: MATTDLRDRLQPALLDRLTDEHPDDKHDADDKRVLNKNQLRQAVLRDLSWLLNAVQPLGKQGADAPYAAESVLNYGLPPLSGQLASKVDVPSVEQSLREAILRYEPRILEHSLSVKAVDGGAMLDAHNIIEFEIRGFLWAQPIPLELLLRTQLDLEAGQVKVRDGSPSTIDGGRR, translated from the coding sequence ATGGCCACGACCGACCTGCGTGACCGTCTGCAGCCTGCGCTGCTGGACCGCCTGACCGACGAGCACCCCGACGACAAGCACGATGCGGACGACAAGCGCGTGCTCAACAAGAACCAGTTGCGCCAGGCGGTGCTGCGCGACCTGAGCTGGTTGCTCAATGCCGTGCAGCCGCTGGGCAAGCAGGGCGCCGATGCGCCTTATGCGGCCGAGTCGGTGCTGAACTATGGCTTGCCGCCCTTGTCAGGCCAGCTGGCCTCCAAGGTGGACGTGCCCAGCGTCGAGCAATCTCTGCGCGAGGCCATCCTGCGTTATGAGCCCCGCATCCTCGAACATTCGCTGAGCGTGAAGGCCGTGGACGGGGGCGCCATGCTGGACGCCCATAACATCATCGAGTTCGAGATCCGTGGCTTCCTGTGGGCGCAACCCATCCCGCTGGAGCTGCTGCTGCGCACCCAGCTGGACCTGGAGGCCGGGCAGGTCAAGGTGCGTGATGGCAGCCCGTCCACCATTGATGGAGGCCGTCGCTGA
- a CDS encoding type VI secretion system accessory protein TagJ codes for MNTVEAAEQALKQGDLTQALQYLQEGVRAQPSHPKLRIFLFQLLAVDGQWTRAMTQLGVCGELDAGTLAMVNTYREAIKCEALRDAVFNGQTTPMVFGQPQAWVAHLVEAVQADARGDHALAQHLREQALEAAPTVSGALNGEAFEWVADADSRLGPVLEVIINGKYGWLPFSSVSSITFEPPSDLRDMVWLPAAIEFPNGGGTVALVPTRYAPMPEGSDNLVRLSRRTDWIELSPGQYRGVGQRLLTTDQTELGLLDVRTLILHVASAEGEGADKAPGQAAA; via the coding sequence ATGAACACGGTTGAAGCAGCTGAACAGGCACTCAAACAGGGCGACCTGACGCAGGCCTTGCAGTACCTGCAAGAGGGTGTGCGCGCGCAACCTTCGCACCCCAAGCTGCGCATCTTCCTGTTCCAGCTGCTGGCGGTGGACGGGCAGTGGACGCGGGCCATGACCCAGCTGGGTGTGTGCGGTGAGCTCGATGCCGGCACGCTGGCCATGGTCAACACCTACCGCGAGGCCATCAAGTGCGAAGCCCTGCGGGATGCCGTTTTCAACGGCCAGACCACGCCCATGGTGTTCGGCCAGCCCCAGGCCTGGGTGGCGCACCTGGTGGAGGCCGTGCAGGCCGATGCCCGTGGGGACCACGCCCTGGCCCAGCACCTGCGCGAGCAGGCGCTGGAAGCCGCGCCTACCGTGAGCGGCGCGCTCAATGGCGAAGCCTTTGAGTGGGTGGCCGATGCCGACTCGCGCTTGGGGCCGGTGCTGGAAGTCATCATCAACGGCAAGTACGGCTGGTTGCCCTTCTCGTCGGTGAGTTCGATCACCTTCGAGCCACCCAGTGACCTGCGTGACATGGTCTGGCTGCCGGCGGCGATCGAGTTCCCCAATGGCGGCGGCACCGTGGCCCTGGTGCCCACGCGTTACGCACCCATGCCCGAAGGCTCGGACAACCTGGTGCGCCTGTCGCGCCGCACCGACTGGATCGAGCTGTCGCCCGGCCAGTACCGCGGCGTGGGCCAGCGCTTGTTGACCACGGACCAGACCGAGCTCGGCCTGCTGGATGTGCGCACGCTCATCCTCCATGTGGCCAGCGCTGAGGGCGAGGGCGCCGACAAGGCCCCCGGCCAGGCCGCAGCCTGA
- a CDS encoding type VI secretion system tube protein Hcp has product MSLSDMFLKIEGTKQGPIKGDSTVAGHLDEIEVIGWNWGMDVSAASFGGGSARTTMKEMVVRKRVDRSSTGLMSALRNNEPLKAVTLSVRKAGGTAAVDYLKIKMEKARLMSHRIASVGDELPEIHEELHIAFFKVCVEYQVQTAAGGSGGASTFETEITPG; this is encoded by the coding sequence ATGTCCCTATCCGACATGTTCCTCAAGATCGAGGGCACCAAACAGGGCCCGATCAAGGGGGATTCGACCGTGGCAGGTCACCTCGACGAGATCGAGGTGATCGGCTGGAACTGGGGCATGGACGTGTCCGCCGCGTCTTTCGGTGGCGGCTCGGCCCGCACCACCATGAAAGAGATGGTGGTGCGCAAGCGGGTCGACCGCTCGTCGACCGGGCTGATGTCCGCGCTGCGCAACAACGAGCCCCTCAAGGCGGTCACGCTCAGCGTGCGCAAGGCGGGTGGCACGGCCGCGGTGGACTACCTCAAGATCAAGATGGAAAAGGCGCGGCTGATGTCGCACCGGATCGCCTCCGTGGGCGACGAGCTGCCTGAAATCCACGAAGAGCTGCACATTGCCTTTTTCAAGGTGTGCGTTGAATACCAGGTGCAGACGGCCGCTGGCGGCAGCGGCGGCGCCAGCACCTTCGAAACCGAAATCACCCCGGGCTGA
- a CDS encoding type VI secretion system tube protein Hcp → MAVDMFIKIGDIKGESKDDKHADEIDVLAWSWGLSQSGTAHSGTGAGAGKVNVQDLSLTKWVDASSTALIVAACKGTHIKEAKLTVRKAGDKPLEYIKITLTDVLVSSVQTGGSGGEDRLTENVVLNFAKFKVEYTIQSKEGGAGATSTAAWDIPANKPQG, encoded by the coding sequence ATGGCAGTGGACATGTTCATCAAGATTGGTGATATCAAGGGCGAGTCGAAAGACGACAAGCACGCCGACGAAATCGACGTGCTGGCCTGGAGCTGGGGCCTGTCCCAGTCGGGCACCGCTCACTCGGGCACGGGCGCCGGCGCCGGCAAGGTCAATGTGCAGGATCTGTCGCTGACCAAGTGGGTGGACGCCAGCTCGACCGCCCTGATCGTGGCCGCCTGCAAGGGCACCCACATCAAGGAAGCCAAGCTGACCGTGCGCAAGGCCGGCGACAAGCCCCTCGAGTACATCAAGATCACCCTGACCGACGTGCTGGTGTCCTCGGTGCAGACCGGTGGCTCCGGTGGTGAAGACCGTCTGACGGAAAACGTCGTGCTGAACTTCGCCAAGTTCAAGGTCGAGTACACCATCCAGTCCAAGGAAGGCGGCGCTGGCGCCACTTCCACGGCTGCATGGGACATCCCTGCCAACAAGCCGCAAGGTTGA
- the tssC gene encoding type VI secretion system contractile sheath large subunit gives MSEAQVQSAALQGVQYEGGDFASLLNKEFKPQNDNAKSAVEQAVLTLAQQALSQTKLISSDVIGSIEAMIAALDQKMSEQVNKILHHPEFQQLESAWRGLSYLVNNTETDEMLKIRVFNISKNDVGKTLKKFKGTAWDQSPLFKKVYEEEYGQFGGEPFGCLVGDYFFDHTPPDVEWLGEMAKVCAAAHTPFIAAPGPGLMGMESWQELANPRDLTKIFTTPEYAAWRSLRESDDARYIGLAMPRFLGRQPYGAKTNPVEAFDFEEDTAGADHTKYTWVNSAYAMAVNINRSFKMYGWCSRIRGIESGGAVEGLPTHTFPTDDGGVDMKCPTEIAISDRREAELAKNGFMPLVHKKNSDFAAFIGAQSLQKPAEYDDPDATANANLAARLPYLFATCRFAHYLKCIVRDKIGSFKERGEVQRWLQDWIMNYVDGDPAHSSEETKARRPLAAAEVVVEDVEGNPGYYTSKFFLRPHYQLEGLTVSLRLVSKLPSQKAA, from the coding sequence ATGTCCGAAGCACAAGTTCAAAGCGCGGCCCTGCAGGGCGTTCAATACGAAGGCGGTGATTTCGCCTCCCTGCTGAACAAGGAATTCAAGCCCCAGAACGACAACGCCAAGTCGGCCGTTGAACAAGCCGTTCTGACCCTGGCCCAGCAAGCGCTGTCCCAGACCAAGCTGATCAGCAGCGACGTCATTGGCTCGATCGAAGCCATGATCGCCGCGCTGGACCAGAAGATGTCCGAGCAGGTCAACAAGATCCTGCACCACCCCGAGTTCCAGCAGCTCGAATCCGCCTGGCGCGGCCTGAGCTACCTGGTCAACAACACCGAAACCGACGAAATGCTGAAGATCCGCGTCTTCAACATCTCGAAGAACGATGTGGGCAAGACGCTCAAGAAGTTCAAGGGCACGGCCTGGGACCAAAGCCCGCTGTTCAAGAAGGTGTACGAAGAGGAATACGGCCAGTTCGGTGGCGAGCCCTTCGGTTGCCTGGTGGGTGATTACTTCTTCGACCACACGCCGCCCGATGTGGAATGGCTGGGTGAAATGGCCAAGGTCTGCGCGGCAGCCCACACGCCCTTCATCGCCGCGCCTGGCCCCGGCCTGATGGGCATGGAGTCCTGGCAAGAGCTGGCCAACCCGCGTGATCTGACCAAGATCTTCACCACGCCCGAGTACGCCGCCTGGCGCTCGCTGCGCGAGTCGGACGATGCCCGCTACATCGGCCTGGCCATGCCTCGCTTCCTGGGCCGCCAGCCTTATGGTGCCAAGACCAACCCCGTGGAAGCCTTCGACTTCGAAGAAGACACGGCCGGTGCCGACCACACCAAGTACACCTGGGTGAACTCGGCCTATGCCATGGCCGTGAACATCAACCGCTCGTTCAAGATGTACGGCTGGTGCTCGCGCATCCGCGGCATCGAGTCCGGCGGTGCCGTCGAGGGTTTGCCCACGCACACCTTCCCGACCGATGATGGTGGCGTCGACATGAAGTGCCCCACCGAGATCGCCATCAGCGACCGCCGCGAGGCCGAGCTGGCCAAGAACGGCTTCATGCCCCTGGTGCACAAGAAGAACTCGGACTTCGCCGCCTTCATCGGTGCCCAGTCGCTGCAAAAGCCCGCCGAGTACGACGATCCGGATGCCACGGCCAACGCCAACCTGGCCGCGCGCCTGCCTTACCTGTTCGCCACCTGCCGCTTCGCGCACTACCTCAAGTGCATCGTGCGCGACAAGATCGGCTCCTTCAAGGAGCGCGGTGAAGTCCAGCGCTGGCTGCAGGACTGGATCATGAACTACGTGGACGGGGACCCCGCCCACTCTTCCGAGGAAACCAAGGCCCGTCGTCCGTTGGCTGCTGCTGAAGTGGTGGTGGAAGACGTGGAAGGCAACCCCGGTTACTACACATCGAAGTTCTTCCTGCGCCCGCATTACCAGCTGGAAGGGCTGACCGTGTCGCTGCGTCTGGTTTCGAAACTGCCTTCACAAAAGGCAGCCTGA
- the tssB gene encoding type VI secretion system contractile sheath small subunit, with protein sequence MATSSQKFIARNRAPRVQIEYDVELYGAEKKVQLPFVMGVLSDLSGKPAEPLAPVADRKFLDFDVDNFDARMKSMKPRVAFQVPNTLTGEGNLAIDLTFESMDDFSPAAVAAKVDGLKQLLEARQQLANLVTYMDGKTGAEELLAKVLKDEALLKSLASAKKPEDGAQ encoded by the coding sequence ATGGCCACCAGTAGTCAAAAATTCATTGCCCGCAACCGTGCACCCCGCGTGCAGATCGAGTACGACGTCGAGCTCTACGGCGCTGAGAAGAAGGTTCAACTGCCCTTCGTGATGGGCGTGCTGTCCGACCTGTCGGGCAAGCCGGCCGAGCCCCTGGCCCCCGTGGCCGATCGCAAGTTCCTGGACTTCGACGTCGACAACTTCGACGCCCGCATGAAGTCCATGAAGCCCCGCGTGGCCTTCCAGGTGCCCAACACCCTGACCGGTGAAGGCAACCTCGCCATCGACCTGACCTTCGAGAGCATGGACGACTTCTCGCCTGCCGCCGTGGCCGCCAAGGTCGATGGCCTCAAGCAGCTGCTCGAAGCGCGTCAGCAGCTGGCCAACCTGGTCACCTACATGGATGGCAAGACCGGTGCCGAAGAGCTGCTGGCCAAGGTCCTCAAGGACGAGGCCCTGCTCAAGTCCCTGGCGTCCGCCAAGAAGCCTGAAGACGGCGCTCAATAA
- the tssA gene encoding type VI secretion system protein TssA gives MALIDVDTLLAPVGESEPCGPDLEYDSAFLALDEASRGKPEQQFGDTIIPAEEPDWRKVQALSSELLTRTKDVRVAVHLLRSSTRLQGLAAAADGLRLIHGLLTQYWDHVHPMLDADDDNDPTMRLNALAPLVDGAGFLADVRKSGLGAGRSSITGRDFELAAGKAQPYEGESVTPLAGVVAALQDAEGQQAGLLTALAGMADTVAAIDALVTEKATISGPEFRPLRLLLQVIGDVAKQASGAAAGADNAAAADVGGDPASATGGAAHVAVAAGVLRTRDDAVQALEKVCEWIELNEPSNPAPLLIRRAQRLMSKNFMDIIRDLVPDGVDTISKLAGVPNDQY, from the coding sequence ATGGCCCTGATTGATGTCGATACCCTCCTGGCACCGGTTGGCGAAAGCGAACCCTGTGGCCCGGATCTGGAATACGACAGCGCCTTCCTGGCCCTGGACGAAGCCTCGCGTGGCAAGCCCGAGCAGCAGTTCGGTGACACCATCATCCCCGCCGAGGAGCCTGACTGGCGCAAGGTCCAGGCCCTGTCCAGCGAGTTGCTGACCCGCACCAAGGACGTGCGCGTGGCGGTTCACCTGCTGCGTTCGTCCACCCGCCTGCAAGGCCTGGCCGCCGCCGCCGATGGCCTGCGCCTTATCCACGGCCTGCTGACCCAATACTGGGACCACGTCCACCCCATGCTGGACGCGGACGACGACAACGACCCCACCATGCGCCTCAATGCGCTGGCCCCGCTGGTGGATGGCGCCGGTTTCCTGGCCGATGTGCGCAAGTCTGGCCTGGGTGCCGGCCGCAGCAGCATCACCGGCCGTGATTTCGAACTGGCCGCGGGCAAGGCCCAGCCTTACGAAGGCGAAAGCGTCACTCCGCTGGCCGGTGTGGTCGCCGCCCTGCAAGATGCTGAAGGCCAGCAAGCTGGCCTGCTCACCGCGCTGGCCGGCATGGCCGACACCGTGGCCGCCATCGACGCCCTGGTCACTGAAAAGGCCACCATCTCCGGCCCCGAGTTCCGCCCTTTGCGCCTGCTCCTGCAGGTCATTGGCGATGTCGCCAAACAGGCTTCGGGTGCGGCAGCGGGTGCAGACAATGCGGCGGCAGCCGACGTGGGCGGTGATCCCGCCTCGGCGACAGGTGGTGCCGCCCACGTGGCGGTGGCCGCTGGCGTGCTGCGCACCCGCGACGACGCGGTGCAGGCGCTTGAAAAGGTGTGCGAGTGGATCGAGCTTAACGAGCCCTCCAACCCCGCGCCCCTGCTGATTCGCCGCGCGCAGCGCCTGATGAGCAAGAACTTCATGGACATCATCCGCGACCTGGTCCCGGACGGTGTCGACACGATTTCCAAGCTGGCTGGCGTGCCCAACGACCAGTACTGA
- a CDS encoding filamentous hemagglutinin N-terminal domain-containing protein — protein MQTLSSSKHRSRALVRLRPLMIALCAAGYASATLAQVALPSRTIDANTLPNVGNTYGDITSSVSTTASGVAKLTINQTSARGVVEVGSSSANGQFQTSSLSVGSNAWVDVVAPNASSLTVLRSLGQDPSYIYGRITANDRLFVINSNGIYVGATGSVSASSLVMSALDLRSDYVENNYAKLFADTHVVFSAGASGYGYGSYGSPVVEIEKGATLTATDGGGVMLIGDRGVRNAGGISVGSGGDITLVAGATVEADIGDSGYIKLASVADASVPDQFQDATGRSVVNAVSGTIDAPNGTVTLQTKGNGQGGNVFGDPTGLSTLVTDFPVAGVMNAGTIRANGSNGGQGTVTLKAEGDRAGAFNSGTIDVSAKDARSTAGSIVMSAANVIVGPNISTNLNPDEPLPATQLLAEGPSGGGTITLNNVGATESQSPNQIQVRRGATLSADATDDGKGGTIKLSTLDGFTVDEINSNLHRGELRVYGTLQARGGLNGGDGGAVETSGTYVSVRDADLGGANILVGARAAGAVGGIWSVYSPSLTIGRGNGSAASETYIADTDINAVLNSGGSVGISTSYPPELSSQTQARKTVVSDTLTVRSGARIVQSEGLGGNRLYLQSGSDLVVQGGATVTSTAGKLDVSLVADAYGVGKGSVILDGASRAADTRQGLEVAPEGGIAIQTNGGNLNLMGAVSPATAGTTLVNDNPGVSINGTVISTIGTDSTGKTVRGDVLVKGSGGVAGDSVSADTTVASQIGVAIGGGTTIDAGNVTILGNSTSVAGVSLANTTISTDKGIIDIRGVSEGGRTVPFREQPIGVDIGAGVTLNAGQGSVRILGRGVRDAGAAVTGVDAYGVRANDLLITTSEANPGQQITIVGQSGGSAGAGIQVDSGQPGIQVYGLGPGGIDPITSSADIVIGASADASATRALNLGTPTFNTIGRLNFRPAGVSADGKLTEATATAIRVGTGAGSIPTNFIVNPAWFNASVNPGVSAGAITVIGSNAHAGQISVEDGALNGAGKVTLQNQNEPSSASASGSAAGNKTAAAVAPAPGGIDLGAQTGANPALNLTLATAGDITQSGPINVAALQVIGAPGSNVQLNNPGNQIGSAIYNNGVLAPQINAQSLPQSTTSATAMGYSVNTGDTATNAFVPLAINYTFNRNEQPYIPPDQRPKLPFESVDALNELRTDVYLHGQFSRPQLCTPANTLAAVTTGSGEAEPLSLEWTKVRRGAQLSNCSGVQADGNCAAF, from the coding sequence ATGCAGACTCTTTCTTCTTCCAAGCACCGCAGCCGGGCCCTTGTTCGCCTGCGTCCTCTGATGATCGCCTTGTGCGCAGCGGGCTACGCGTCCGCGACGCTGGCGCAGGTGGCGTTGCCCTCGCGCACCATCGACGCCAACACCTTGCCCAATGTGGGCAACACCTACGGTGACATCACTTCCAGCGTGTCCACCACGGCCAGCGGTGTGGCCAAGCTCACGATCAACCAGACCAGTGCCAGGGGTGTGGTCGAGGTCGGGTCGAGCAGCGCCAACGGCCAGTTTCAGACGTCCAGCCTGAGCGTGGGCAGCAACGCCTGGGTCGATGTGGTTGCGCCCAATGCCAGCTCGCTGACGGTGTTGCGCTCCCTGGGCCAGGACCCGAGCTACATCTACGGCCGCATCACGGCCAATGACCGCCTGTTCGTGATCAATTCCAACGGCATCTACGTGGGCGCCACAGGCAGCGTGAGCGCATCCAGCCTGGTCATGTCAGCCCTGGACCTGCGCTCCGATTACGTCGAGAACAACTACGCCAAGCTGTTTGCCGACACCCACGTGGTGTTCTCCGCGGGTGCATCCGGTTATGGCTATGGTTCGTACGGCAGCCCGGTGGTTGAGATCGAGAAAGGCGCCACGCTCACCGCCACGGATGGCGGCGGCGTGATGCTGATCGGTGACCGTGGTGTGCGCAATGCCGGCGGCATCTCGGTGGGCTCGGGTGGCGACATCACCCTTGTGGCTGGTGCCACGGTCGAGGCTGACATCGGCGACAGTGGCTACATCAAGCTCGCCTCTGTGGCCGACGCCTCGGTGCCCGACCAGTTCCAGGACGCCACGGGCCGCTCGGTGGTCAACGCCGTGAGCGGCACGATCGATGCGCCCAACGGCACCGTGACCTTGCAGACCAAGGGCAATGGGCAGGGCGGCAATGTGTTTGGTGACCCGACAGGGCTCAGCACGCTGGTCACGGATTTCCCCGTGGCGGGCGTCATGAATGCGGGCACGATCCGCGCCAATGGCAGCAACGGTGGTCAGGGCACGGTCACGCTCAAGGCCGAAGGCGACCGCGCTGGTGCTTTCAACTCTGGCACCATCGACGTCAGCGCCAAGGATGCGCGCTCGACGGCCGGCAGCATCGTGATGTCGGCGGCCAATGTGATCGTGGGCCCCAACATCTCCACCAACCTGAACCCGGATGAGCCGCTGCCTGCCACGCAGTTGCTGGCGGAAGGTCCGTCAGGCGGCGGCACCATCACGCTCAACAATGTGGGGGCCACCGAAAGCCAGTCCCCGAACCAGATTCAGGTTCGGCGCGGTGCAACGCTGTCCGCAGACGCCACGGACGATGGCAAGGGCGGCACCATCAAGCTGTCCACGCTGGATGGCTTCACCGTTGACGAGATCAACAGCAACTTGCACCGTGGCGAGCTGCGCGTGTATGGCACCTTGCAAGCACGCGGTGGTCTCAATGGCGGCGACGGCGGCGCCGTGGAGACCTCGGGCACCTATGTGAGTGTGCGCGACGCGGATCTGGGCGGCGCCAACATTCTGGTGGGGGCGCGTGCGGCGGGTGCCGTGGGCGGCATCTGGTCCGTGTATTCGCCCTCGCTGACCATTGGCCGCGGCAATGGCAGTGCGGCGTCCGAGACCTACATCGCCGATACCGACATCAACGCGGTGCTCAACAGCGGTGGCAGCGTGGGCATTTCGACCAGCTATCCGCCCGAACTCTCGTCTCAGACGCAAGCGCGCAAAACGGTGGTCAGCGATACCCTGACCGTTCGATCCGGCGCGCGGATCGTGCAAAGCGAAGGCCTGGGTGGCAACCGCCTCTACCTGCAGTCGGGCAGTGACCTGGTCGTGCAAGGGGGCGCGACGGTGACGTCGACCGCCGGCAAGCTCGACGTATCGCTGGTGGCCGACGCCTATGGCGTGGGCAAGGGCAGCGTGATCCTCGATGGCGCGAGCCGGGCCGCGGACACCAGGCAGGGCCTGGAGGTGGCGCCCGAAGGCGGCATCGCCATCCAGACCAACGGTGGCAACCTCAACCTGATGGGCGCCGTGAGTCCGGCCACAGCCGGGACAACACTCGTCAATGACAACCCGGGCGTGTCCATCAATGGCACGGTGATCAGCACCATCGGCACGGACAGCACAGGCAAGACCGTGCGGGGTGATGTGCTCGTCAAGGGCTCGGGCGGTGTGGCGGGTGACAGCGTCAGCGCCGACACCACCGTGGCCAGCCAGATCGGCGTGGCCATTGGCGGCGGGACCACCATCGATGCCGGCAACGTCACCATTTTGGGCAACAGCACCTCGGTGGCCGGCGTGAGCCTGGCCAACACCACCATCAGCACCGACAAGGGCATCATCGACATCCGCGGGGTGTCCGAAGGTGGCCGCACGGTCCCGTTCAGGGAGCAACCCATTGGCGTGGACATTGGTGCGGGGGTGACCCTCAATGCCGGCCAGGGCTCCGTGCGCATTCTGGGGCGTGGTGTGCGTGATGCCGGTGCCGCCGTGACCGGTGTCGACGCCTATGGTGTGCGCGCCAACGACCTGCTGATCACCACCAGCGAGGCCAACCCCGGGCAGCAGATCACCATCGTGGGCCAGTCCGGTGGTTCGGCGGGGGCGGGCATCCAGGTTGACAGCGGCCAGCCTGGCATCCAGGTGTATGGCCTCGGGCCGGGCGGCATCGACCCGATCACATCGAGCGCCGATATCGTGATTGGCGCCAGCGCCGATGCGAGCGCCACGCGGGCCCTGAACCTGGGAACCCCCACCTTCAACACCATTGGCCGACTCAACTTCCGGCCGGCCGGCGTGAGCGCGGACGGCAAGCTCACCGAGGCCACGGCCACCGCCATCCGTGTGGGCACGGGTGCAGGCAGCATCCCGACCAACTTCATCGTGAACCCGGCCTGGTTCAACGCCAGCGTCAATCCCGGCGTCTCGGCGGGGGCCATCACCGTGATCGGCTCGAACGCCCACGCTGGCCAGATCAGCGTGGAAGACGGCGCCCTTAACGGTGCGGGCAAGGTGACACTGCAGAACCAGAACGAGCCATCCAGCGCCTCGGCCAGTGGCAGTGCCGCTGGCAACAAGACCGCCGCGGCTGTGGCGCCGGCACCTGGCGGCATCGACCTGGGCGCCCAGACGGGCGCGAACCCGGCGCTGAACCTGACCCTGGCCACGGCCGGCGACATCACCCAGAGCGGCCCGATCAACGTGGCGGCGCTGCAGGTGATCGGGGCGCCCGGCAGCAATGTGCAGTTGAACAACCCGGGCAACCAGATTGGCAGTGCCATCTACAACAACGGGGTGCTGGCGCCGCAGATCAACGCGCAGTCCCTGCCGCAGTCGACGACGTCGGCCACGGCCATGGGCTACAGCGTGAACACGGGCGACACCGCCACCAATGCCTTCGTGCCGCTGGCGATCAACTACACGTTCAACCGCAACGAGCAGCCCTATATCCCGCCCGATCAGCGCCCCAAGCTGCCCTTCGAGTCCGTTGACGCCCTCAACGAGTTGCGCACCGACGTCTACCTGCACGGCCAGTTCTCACGGCCGCAGTTGTGCACGCCAGCCAACACACTGGCCGCGGTCACCACGGGTTCGGGTGAGGCCGAGCCGCTGTCGCTGGAGTGGACCAAGGTGCGCCGTGGTGCCCAGCTGAGCAACTGCTCGGGCGTGCAGGCCGACGGCAACTGCGCGGCCTTCTGA